From Candidatus Poribacteria bacterium, one genomic window encodes:
- a CDS encoding aldo/keto reductase: EMFPVLRKSGLGLLAFSPLDTGHLVPGRNIDPDTPLATLIDVLDQVAQDLRVSRGTVCVAWVLTHPEVTSVLAGAETPEHVEDNFAGTEMVLSDEAIETLNAASAAYREQHLCGEGNFL; the protein is encoded by the coding sequence AGAGATGTTTCCCGTGTTGCGGAAATCAGGGCTGGGACTTCTCGCCTTTAGCCCTTTGGACACCGGACATCTTGTGCCAGGACGTAATATCGATCCGGACACACCCTTGGCGACGCTGATAGATGTGTTGGACCAAGTGGCTCAAGATCTGCGCGTGAGTCGTGGAACGGTTTGTGTCGCTTGGGTGTTGACCCACCCAGAGGTGACGAGCGTACTAGCTGGTGCTGAAACTCCTGAACATGTCGAGGACAATTTCGCTGGCACAGAGATGGTATTGTCCGACGAAGCGATTGAGACTTTGAACGCTGCCAGTGCAGCCTACAGGGAACAGCATCTCTGCGGTGAAGGAAACTTTCTTTGA
- a CDS encoding HEAT repeat domain-containing protein, which translates to MVDKAYLLSDEEIRDFIVSGHIQIQADFPTDFHGHIYQQIEEVLAKEGNPGNNLLPRIPDIQRVFEHPKVCGALTSLLGPDYLIHPHRYCHLNSPGSDGQTWHKDDYIFDQKVRHHRFRWVMAFYYPQDVTEDMGPTGVLPGKQYYNTVSDTNPTQSTEWAKALCGKAGTVTIVNFDSWHRATANRSDKRRYMLKFQFTRMQEPSQSLSGDGHTPWQPADNDKHEALSRNVWKWLAQSNGGDSTHVAPDENGSVSQLIAGLRDTDESVRLTSAYALGGMGESVVPALMEALQEEAEALAETNVAKTAANPQGGNPADLYSAQALTEVGQSSIPALISALDDVSWPTRAAAADTLGNLGSHAEEAVSPLIQGLRDESSWVRRNAAEALGIIATPAEDIVPALMQVSSDSEMLVRLNAMMALAKIGQSADGIVPTLAGRLSDEDRYVRYYAAAVLRQIGTPEAQDALWDDLLTARWCPITTAENPY; encoded by the coding sequence ATGGTGGACAAAGCTTATCTTCTTAGCGACGAAGAGATTCGGGATTTTATTGTCAGCGGGCATATCCAAATTCAAGCTGATTTTCCGACCGATTTTCACGGACACATCTACCAGCAGATCGAAGAAGTACTTGCGAAGGAAGGCAATCCGGGAAATAACTTACTGCCTCGGATTCCTGATATTCAGCGAGTTTTCGAGCATCCGAAGGTGTGTGGGGCGTTGACGAGTCTGTTAGGTCCAGATTACCTGATCCATCCCCATCGCTACTGCCATCTTAACTCGCCGGGGAGCGACGGACAAACTTGGCATAAGGACGATTATATATTTGACCAGAAGGTTCGTCACCACCGCTTTCGATGGGTGATGGCTTTCTACTATCCGCAAGATGTCACCGAAGACATGGGACCGACAGGGGTCTTACCCGGAAAGCAGTATTACAACACGGTTTCGGACACGAACCCGACGCAAAGCACTGAGTGGGCAAAAGCCCTTTGTGGAAAGGCGGGCACGGTGACAATTGTGAATTTCGATTCGTGGCATCGAGCGACAGCGAATCGTAGCGACAAAAGACGTTACATGCTGAAGTTTCAGTTCACACGGATGCAGGAACCATCTCAATCTCTATCGGGTGACGGACATACGCCCTGGCAACCTGCAGATAACGACAAACATGAGGCATTATCAAGGAATGTTTGGAAATGGCTCGCTCAAAGCAATGGTGGGGATTCAACGCACGTCGCACCCGACGAAAATGGCTCTGTGTCACAACTGATAGCGGGACTACGAGATACCGATGAGAGTGTTCGTCTGACTTCGGCTTATGCGCTAGGGGGCATGGGTGAATCCGTCGTGCCAGCACTAATGGAAGCGCTACAAGAAGAAGCCGAGGCTTTGGCGGAAACAAACGTTGCAAAAACTGCGGCGAATCCACAAGGTGGTAATCCAGCCGATCTCTACTCTGCTCAAGCGTTGACGGAGGTGGGACAGTCCAGTATACCGGCATTGATTTCAGCGTTAGATGATGTGTCTTGGCCCACCCGTGCGGCAGCCGCGGATACGCTGGGCAATCTAGGTTCGCATGCGGAAGAGGCTGTGTCACCATTGATTCAGGGGCTGCGTGATGAGAGTTCGTGGGTCCGCCGTAATGCAGCGGAGGCGTTAGGAATAATTGCGACACCTGCCGAAGATATTGTTCCAGCGTTGATGCAGGTCTCAAGCGACTCGGAGATGCTGGTTCGACTCAACGCGATGATGGCACTCGCAAAAATTGGTCAATCGGCAGATGGTATCGTGCCAACATTGGCGGGAAGGTTAAGCGATGAGGACCGGTATGTTCGTTACTATGCGGCTGCGGTATTGCGGCAGATCGGAACGCCCGAGGCACAAGATGCTTTATGGGACGACCTGTTGACCGCCCGCTGGTGTCCTATAACAACAGCGGAGAACCCCTATTGA
- a CDS encoding ABC transporter ATP-binding protein: MGTGQAAIKLLRYSPGLFLLTILFRGADDLVPLMTGWVFKEFFDALTGDAQAGFTAWTLVALFIAVEISDVIALFGSAVVWPRWWYAVESLLRKNLMTALLNVRTPRRISSASGEITNSFRDDVGTVVRYLERYIHLWGNLIFAVLAIIVMVRINVIITLVTVIPSIFVVIIIDAARKYIHKYRSAQRVATARSTNFINEMFQAVLAIKVATMESNVISHFRRLNDARRKSTLIDNLLEQLLRSINQNLGNIATGVILILAAEKLKSGEFTVGDIVLFMAYVGEVARSGSLLGTTMTHHARAQISFGRMERISDGTPPSILAQHSPVYLRGNLPTVPVPVKTNADQLHELTVKGLTYRYEGSENGIHGIDLQIPAGSFIVITGRIGAGKSTLLRTLLGVLPRESGEIYWNDKVVDDPKSCFVPPRCAYTPQVPQLFSEPLKDNILMGLPDDPEALNRAIRLGVMEDDLPTLENGLDTIVGPRGVKLSGGQIQRAAATRMFIRPAELYVFDDLSSALDVETERVLWDRVFETQRATCLVVSHRRPALRRADKIIVLKNGRVEGVGTLDTLLASCEEMQRLWRGEVDA, from the coding sequence ATGGGAACAGGGCAAGCTGCCATAAAACTTCTGCGTTATAGTCCGGGACTCTTTCTGCTCACAATACTGTTTCGGGGTGCAGATGACCTTGTCCCACTTATGACCGGGTGGGTCTTTAAAGAGTTCTTCGATGCCCTTACGGGCGATGCACAAGCGGGATTCACCGCATGGACGCTTGTAGCACTGTTTATCGCTGTTGAGATTAGCGACGTTATCGCTCTGTTTGGATCTGCAGTCGTTTGGCCCCGCTGGTGGTACGCAGTAGAATCGCTGCTTCGCAAAAACTTAATGACAGCCTTGCTTAACGTGCGAACGCCGCGTCGTATTTCAAGTGCGTCCGGCGAAATAACTAACAGTTTCCGCGATGATGTTGGAACGGTCGTTAGATACTTAGAGCGATACATTCATCTGTGGGGCAACCTCATCTTTGCAGTACTCGCCATCATCGTGATGGTGCGGATAAACGTGATAATTACACTCGTTACGGTCATTCCGTCTATCTTCGTGGTAATTATTATTGATGCAGCAAGGAAATATATCCATAAATATCGATCAGCACAACGGGTTGCCACAGCGCGGTCAACAAACTTCATCAACGAGATGTTCCAAGCGGTGTTGGCAATTAAGGTTGCAACGATGGAGTCAAATGTCATCTCGCACTTTCGCCGGCTTAACGATGCGCGACGAAAATCGACTCTGATAGATAACCTGCTTGAACAACTCCTGCGCTCGATTAATCAGAATCTCGGGAACATTGCAACAGGCGTGATTCTCATACTCGCTGCAGAGAAGCTGAAATCAGGCGAATTTACAGTCGGCGATATTGTCCTCTTCATGGCCTACGTGGGTGAAGTTGCTAGGAGCGGTTCGCTCTTAGGAACAACAATGACACACCATGCACGCGCACAAATTTCGTTCGGCCGAATGGAACGAATTAGTGATGGAACACCACCAAGCATACTCGCCCAACATAGTCCGGTTTACCTCCGGGGCAATCTGCCTACTGTTCCTGTCCCTGTCAAGACGAACGCCGATCAACTTCACGAACTAACGGTCAAAGGACTAACCTACCGTTACGAGGGATCTGAGAATGGGATTCACGGGATTGATCTACAGATCCCCGCCGGTTCATTTATCGTCATCACAGGACGAATTGGCGCTGGCAAATCGACGCTGTTGCGAACTCTCTTAGGGGTATTGCCAAGGGAGTCCGGAGAGATTTACTGGAATGACAAAGTGGTGGACGATCCCAAATCGTGCTTTGTGCCGCCCCGTTGCGCCTATACCCCACAAGTTCCACAACTTTTTAGTGAACCACTCAAAGACAATATACTCATGGGATTGCCAGATGACCCGGAGGCACTTAACAGAGCGATTCGATTGGGTGTAATGGAGGACGATCTCCCGACACTCGAAAACGGATTGGATACAATCGTGGGTCCACGGGGAGTCAAGCTATCGGGAGGACAGATACAACGCGCTGCTGCGACACGGATGTTTATCCGTCCTGCCGAGCTTTATGTCTTCGATGACCTATCTTCTGCGCTCGACGTAGAGACAGAACGGGTACTTTGGGATCGCGTCTTTGAAACACAACGTGCTACCTGTCTTGTTGTTTCCCATCGTCGTCCAGCGCTCCGTCGTGCGGATAAGATTATTGTCCTGAAGAACGGGCGAGTTGAAGGGGTAGGTACACTGGACACCCTCCTAGCATCCTGTGAGGAGATGCAACGGTTGTGGCGCGGGGAAGTAGACGCGTAA
- a CDS encoding GDP-mannose 4,6-dehydratase — MKILVTGAAGFIGSHLCEKLLNRGDTVIALDNFNDYYDTARKQENVHQLRNHSRCILCEGDIRDEENINRIFTEHRPEAVVHLAAYGAVRYSIGRAKLYTDVNIGGSINLLEAAREIGVENFVFASTSSVYGNTKQLPFVETDPCNHPLAPYPASKKAVELMGYTYHHLHGLNFTALRLFNVYGPRGRPDMMPFIVTEGIVNQREIVLFDGGQMKRDWTYIDDILGGVTAAIDRPLGYELINLGRGEPILMTDFVEIIEGLVSHKAILSTPPAPLSEPKITFADIDKARRLLGYNPQTSLAAGLCKFWEWYQEAVMD, encoded by the coding sequence TTGAAAATTCTCGTCACCGGTGCTGCGGGTTTCATCGGTTCACATCTTTGTGAAAAGCTGCTGAACCGTGGTGATACGGTGATAGCCTTAGACAACTTCAACGATTATTACGACACTGCGCGTAAACAGGAAAACGTCCATCAATTACGCAATCACTCCCGCTGTATTTTGTGCGAGGGTGACATCCGCGATGAGGAAAACATCAACCGTATCTTCACAGAACACAGACCCGAGGCGGTTGTTCATTTAGCTGCCTACGGCGCCGTGCGTTACTCTATCGGACGCGCCAAACTCTACACCGATGTCAACATCGGCGGGTCTATCAACCTGCTAGAAGCTGCCCGTGAGATTGGTGTCGAAAACTTTGTCTTTGCGTCTACCTCATCGGTGTACGGAAACACAAAGCAGCTGCCTTTTGTTGAGACTGATCCCTGTAATCATCCCCTCGCGCCCTACCCTGCGAGCAAAAAAGCCGTCGAGTTGATGGGATATACTTATCACCATTTGCACGGACTGAATTTCACGGCGTTGCGTCTTTTCAATGTCTACGGTCCCCGTGGACGCCCTGATATGATGCCGTTCATCGTTACAGAGGGTATTGTTAATCAACGGGAAATTGTCCTGTTCGATGGGGGGCAAATGAAGCGTGATTGGACTTATATTGATGACATCCTTGGAGGTGTAACCGCTGCGATCGATAGGCCACTAGGCTATGAACTCATCAACCTCGGACGCGGTGAACCAATCCTCATGACGGATTTCGTAGAGATTATCGAAGGGTTGGTCAGTCACAAAGCGATATTATCCACGCCGCCTGCCCCACTCAGCGAGCCGAAAATTACTTTCGCGGATATCGACAAAGCGCGTCGGTTGTTGGGCTATAATCCGCAAACTTCTCTCGCAGCTGGGTTGTGCAAGTTTTGGGAATGGTATCAGGAAGCGGTTATGGATTGA
- a CDS encoding Ldh family oxidoreductase produces the protein MPVFTAEVLAQTCLSVFRAMGISDAESEVVTRSMVDANLVGHDSHGIIHLPKYVHEIEESLIQPGATIEVKRESPSMAALDGNWGFGPVIATHGMKLAIEKAKATDVSTITISRSNETGRLGGYVLIAAAKNMIGILTVNDHGGGQNVAPYGGIEGRLSTNPLACAIPVEGREPIVLDMSTSVVAAGKVRVRRHRKEPAPEGWLIDAAGQPTTNVEDFYASPPGALLPFGGIAAQKGFGLSMVVDILSGALSGAGCTSREGSRVGNGVFITVINIASFVDLPDFNAEVNSFIDYIKSSRRLPGVEAIRIPGERGRDEQEKRRREGIFIEESTWEQIQEVMRKYQLPIPDPLA, from the coding sequence ATGCCAGTTTTCACAGCGGAGGTCTTGGCACAAACATGCCTGAGCGTTTTCCGCGCGATGGGCATCTCTGACGCAGAGTCTGAAGTCGTGACACGCTCCATGGTTGACGCCAATCTAGTCGGACATGATTCACACGGCATCATCCACTTGCCAAAATACGTTCACGAAATCGAGGAATCCCTGATTCAGCCGGGGGCGACAATCGAAGTTAAACGCGAATCCCCTTCGATGGCAGCACTCGATGGAAATTGGGGATTTGGACCTGTAATTGCGACACATGGGATGAAATTAGCAATTGAAAAGGCAAAAGCGACCGATGTCAGTACGATTACCATCTCCCGTTCTAATGAGACCGGTAGGTTGGGCGGATATGTACTGATTGCGGCAGCGAAGAATATGATCGGGATCTTGACGGTGAACGACCATGGCGGCGGTCAAAATGTCGCGCCTTATGGAGGAATAGAGGGACGGCTTTCAACCAATCCGCTAGCTTGTGCCATTCCTGTTGAAGGACGTGAGCCCATTGTGTTAGACATGTCTACCAGCGTTGTCGCAGCGGGCAAGGTGCGAGTGAGACGGCATCGGAAAGAGCCTGCCCCGGAGGGTTGGCTTATTGATGCTGCAGGACAGCCGACAACCAATGTCGAGGATTTTTATGCCTCTCCGCCCGGTGCGCTGCTTCCTTTTGGAGGGATCGCCGCGCAAAAAGGATTCGGACTCAGTATGGTTGTTGATATCCTCTCTGGAGCGTTGAGTGGGGCGGGGTGTACCAGCCGAGAAGGATCAAGGGTGGGCAACGGTGTGTTCATCACAGTTATTAACATTGCCAGTTTTGTGGACCTGCCAGATTTCAATGCAGAGGTCAATAGCTTCATTGACTACATCAAGTCTTCCAGACGTTTACCCGGTGTCGAGGCGATCCGCATTCCAGGTGAGCGCGGCAGAGATGAACAAGAAAAACGGAGGCGGGAGGGGATTTTCATCGAAGAAAGCACATGGGAACAGATTCAAGAGGTTATGCGGAAATATCAGCTTCCAATCCCTGATCCGTTGGCATAG
- a CDS encoding Gfo/Idh/MocA family oxidoreductase, whose protein sequence is MPEQKVRIGFVGVGNMGQCAHLKNYANLDICQVVAVAEIREPLRRKVATRYGIPNTYPTHDGMLQNEALDGIVAAQPFGRYGILVPELLKAGVPVFTEKPLAASIEAGEKIVAAMRTSGTWHMVGYHKRSDLATMYAKTEIERLKTSGELGKMTYVRILMPSGDWVAGGFNDLIRDDSPAPSLEWDPPAAGMNDEIRNQYNGFVNYYIHQINLMRYLLGESYAVTYADPSGVLLAGQSENGIACTIEMSPYNTTIDWQESALVCFERGYVKIKLPAPLASNRPGRVEILRDPGDGITPETVVPQLPSVHAMRQQAVNFVTAIKGETDPPCTSEEALEDLKVARTYIKLLTGV, encoded by the coding sequence ATGCCGGAGCAGAAGGTTAGGATTGGATTCGTCGGCGTCGGTAACATGGGGCAATGCGCCCACCTGAAGAACTATGCGAATCTGGATATTTGTCAGGTAGTTGCGGTTGCTGAGATACGCGAGCCCCTGCGTCGAAAAGTCGCTACCCGCTACGGTATCCCAAATACCTATCCTACACACGACGGGATGCTGCAAAACGAAGCGTTGGATGGTATTGTGGCTGCCCAACCTTTCGGTCGATATGGGATACTTGTGCCTGAACTTCTCAAGGCAGGGGTCCCTGTCTTTACCGAAAAACCGCTTGCAGCTTCTATCGAAGCTGGCGAAAAGATTGTGGCCGCTATGAGAACAAGCGGGACGTGGCACATGGTCGGCTATCACAAGCGCAGCGACTTAGCAACAATGTACGCAAAGACGGAAATTGAGCGTCTCAAAACATCGGGCGAACTTGGAAAAATGACGTATGTTCGTATCCTAATGCCCTCCGGGGATTGGGTGGCGGGTGGTTTTAACGATCTAATCCGTGATGATTCTCCTGCCCCTTCTCTGGAGTGGGATCCGCCCGCTGCTGGCATGAATGACGAAATCCGCAACCAGTATAACGGTTTCGTTAACTATTATATTCATCAGATCAATCTGATGCGCTACCTGCTTGGAGAATCCTATGCAGTCACGTATGCCGATCCTTCTGGTGTACTACTGGCAGGGCAGAGCGAAAACGGCATCGCCTGCACCATTGAAATGTCCCCCTACAACACGACAATTGATTGGCAGGAATCCGCGCTCGTGTGTTTTGAGCGGGGTTATGTGAAAATTAAACTGCCAGCACCATTAGCGAGTAATCGTCCCGGTCGCGTTGAGATACTGCGGGATCCCGGCGACGGCATTACTCCGGAGACCGTCGTACCACAACTCCCTTCGGTACACGCCATGCGGCAACAGGCGGTCAATTTCGTAACCGCTATCAAAGGAGAGACAGATCCGCCTTGCACTTCGGAAGAGGCGTTGGAAGATTTGAAAGTTGCTAGGACTTATATTAAATTACTTACAGGCGTTTAA